A window of the Vigna angularis cultivar LongXiaoDou No.4 chromosome 3, ASM1680809v1, whole genome shotgun sequence genome harbors these coding sequences:
- the LOC108326598 gene encoding probable voltage-gated potassium channel subunit beta: MQYRNLGRSGLKVSQLSYGAWVSFGNQLDVKEAKALLQCCRDHGVNFFDNAEVYANGRAEEIMGQAIRELGWKRSDVVISTKIFWGGQGPNDKGLSRKHIVEGTKASLKRLDMDYVDVIYCHRPDISTPIEETVRAMNHVIDKGWAFYWGTSEWSAQQITEAWAVAQRLDLVGPIVEQPEYNLLARHKVESEYLPLYTNYGIGLTTWSPLASGVLTGKYKKGAIPPDSRFSLENYKNLASRSLVDDVLKKVDGLQPIADELGVPLSQLAIAWCAANPNVSSVICGATKESQIQENMKAIDVIPLLTPVVMEKIEAVVQSKPKRPDSYR, translated from the exons ATGCAGTACAGGAACCTTGGGCGATCGGGGCTGAAGGTGAGCCAGTTGTCATACGGCGCGTGGGTAAGCTTCGGGAACCAGTTGGACGTGAAGGAGGCGAAGGCGTTGCTCCAGTGTTGCCGCGACCACGGCGTCAACTTCTTCGACAATGCCGAGGTCTACGCCAATGGCCGCGCCGAGGAGATCATGGGGCAGGCGATCCGGGAGCTCGGGTGGAAGCGCTCCGACGTCGTCATTTCGACCAAGATCTTCTGGGGCGGTCAGGGCCCCAACGACAAGGGCCTCTCGCGCAAGCACATAGTGGAGGGCACTAAAGCCTCGCTCAAGCGCCTCGACATGGACTACGTCGACGTTATCTACTGCCACCGCCCCGACATCTCCACGCCCATCGAGGAAACCGTGCGGGCCATGAACCACGTCATTGACAAAGGCTGGGCTTTCTACTGGGGAACCAGTGAGTGGTCGGCCCAGCAGATCACTGAGGCCTGGGCTGTGGCCCAGAGACTCGACCTCGTCGGGCCTATTGTTGAACAGCCTGAGTATAACCTCTTGGCCAGGCACAAG GTTGAGTCTGAGTATCTACCTCTGTACACCAACTATGGCATAGGCCTCACTACATGGAGTCCTCTTGCCTCTGGAGTGCTCACTGGGAAATATAAGAAAGGAGCTATACCGCCAGATAGCAGATTTTCTTTGGAAAATTACAAA AATCTGGCATCGCGATCACTGGTTGATGATGTGCTTAAGAAGGTTGATGGATTACAGCCAATTGCGGATGAGCTTGGTGTTCCACTGTCACAACTTGCGATTGCGTGGTGTGCTGCTAATCCTAATGTTTCTTCTGTTATCTGTGGTGCTACAAAGGAGTCTCAG ATTCAAGAGAACATGAAAGCAATCGATGTCATTCCATTATTGACTCCTGTTGTGATGGAGAAGATTGAAGCTGTTGTTCAAAGCAAGCCAAAGCGCCCTGACTCGTACCGATAA